A genome region from Bacteroidetes bacterium SB0662_bin_6 includes the following:
- a CDS encoding vitamin K epoxide reductase family protein: protein MHRYLYRFDSWRAPLDRTVYGLSLVGILDAAHIAVQKQSGFGQGCTGFSSSAFTGSLFDCAAVTGSEAGVFLGVPNAIWGLLFYAAVALLTVAAVWNFREKRALYKAVRTVLVTGGLAYTAYLVYYQVAVLEQLCILCLVSAGIVVLLAILHGIDVTLSPVSTTEPSSNMIPKPLREIAWMGALLLLAGILIAADAMYFSNSEPELPDVFAAEAEMEAASSPEALLPVPAEEEIPLAVVPDRTPAECPYDPEKEPVEDFRRLINLFDPTVGEADAPVTVIEYFDPNCYHCKTFHDVITPVVRSHADRALFVFKPFVLWNYSIVQSEALYAATREKKFFPMLEAQYEMQNPGTGLSLEQLREIAERIEMNPDVLMQRLESRLYRRTLEQQRTEAIEIGVNQTPTVLINGRFVAAESHTVECLQSMIEEAAAQ from the coding sequence ATGCACCGTTATCTGTATCGTTTCGATTCCTGGCGCGCCCCGCTCGACCGCACGGTGTATGGCCTTTCCCTCGTCGGCATACTGGATGCGGCGCACATAGCGGTTCAGAAGCAAAGCGGATTCGGACAAGGCTGTACGGGGTTCTCTTCCTCGGCGTTTACCGGTTCCCTTTTCGATTGTGCTGCCGTAACCGGCAGCGAGGCCGGCGTTTTTCTGGGTGTACCCAATGCAATATGGGGCTTGCTGTTCTACGCGGCGGTAGCGCTCCTTACGGTTGCGGCCGTCTGGAATTTCAGAGAGAAGCGAGCCCTGTACAAGGCAGTCCGTACGGTGCTTGTAACAGGCGGGTTGGCTTACACAGCCTATCTTGTATATTACCAGGTGGCCGTGCTGGAACAGCTCTGCATTCTTTGTCTCGTTTCCGCAGGTATTGTCGTCCTGCTTGCCATCTTGCATGGCATTGATGTAACATTATCTCCTGTTTCGACTACCGAACCTTCCAGTAACATGATTCCTAAACCCCTGCGAGAAATAGCCTGGATGGGTGCGCTTCTCCTGCTTGCGGGAATACTTATAGCAGCAGATGCCATGTATTTCAGCAATTCCGAACCGGAACTTCCCGATGTGTTTGCCGCCGAAGCAGAGATGGAAGCGGCTTCTTCTCCGGAGGCTCTTCTGCCGGTGCCTGCAGAGGAAGAAATCCCCTTGGCGGTTGTGCCGGACCGGACGCCGGCCGAATGTCCATACGATCCGGAGAAAGAACCGGTGGAGGATTTTCGGCGCCTTATCAACCTTTTCGACCCGACCGTAGGGGAAGCGGACGCCCCGGTTACGGTGATCGAATATTTCGATCCCAATTGCTATCACTGCAAGACCTTTCATGACGTGATCACGCCTGTGGTGCGGTCTCATGCCGACCGCGCACTCTTCGTGTTCAAGCCGTTTGTGTTGTGGAATTATTCCATTGTGCAGTCGGAAGCGCTGTATGCGGCTACCCGGGAAAAGAAATTTTTCCCGATGCTTGAAGCGCAGTACGAAATGCAGAATCCGGGGACGGGCCTGTCGCTGGAGCAATTGCGTGAGATTGCCGAACGGATCGAGATGAATCCGGATGTGCTCATGCAGCGTTTGGAAAGCCGGCTTTATCGCCGCACGCTGGAGCAGCAAAGAACCGAGGCGATCGAGATCGGCGTGAACCAAACGCCCACGGTTCTGATCAACGGACGTTTCGTCGCCGCTGAATCCCATACCGTCGAATGTCTGCAAAGCATGATCGAGGAGGCCGCCGCCCAGTGA
- a CDS encoding TonB-dependent receptor — MNILKTCWSVAVCLCMLWILAGTNAVRAQDGAVAGRVTGAEGDSLPGVNVVLLETTYGDATATDGTYRIQAVPAGAYRIQASSIGFATEIRQIEVMADETILVDFVLEPIAIESREIVVTTTRRTADARNIPASVSVLTADDLIVRNVLALDDALQYVPGVQLTGNEVNIRGSSGFSYNTGSRILLLVDGMPMLSPDAERIPFELIPIHQIERIEVLKGPGSALYGGGALGGIIHILTKTYPSKPETFVETYGGAYQPAHHAIWRRQWEASKKPRPLGGIAINHARPLSSNTGLWTSLTYRYDASHLNMNSSRSLQGFSKFTWRTSPDSHVNILAGVNRKTSDTFIYWNGARDALNPGSTNLGSSISSSGTTDNRTQHVSLMPAYTNALSTSILLQAKARLFGIFIQPLDDEKKPKPLSKGTIGFRYGGEVQLDYEPAPGRYIIAGISGDANFTNSSFTGDNAPRSQPEVAAFTQWEEEIGRIKITGGLRFDTYRIRQGETLHKLSPRTSATISIGSSWTARLAYGEGFRAPSVLERFVESSDHLPIVSNPDLKPEISRSYEIGIRGQPLFGGAPLFTIDAALFLSQYREIIEPKFTPEERAFRFTNFTRARIGGGELELRAHILPGRASLHAGYTYLDAQDLETKESLAFRSAHLLKTGATLTVGPIESGADLRLASAPERVDSDFARFIADAELSSPIQVMDVRIGSSWRRIRVTLHVRNALNYHYLSRPALLGAPRHALLQISTRM, encoded by the coding sequence CGGGCGTTAATGTCGTGCTCCTCGAAACGACGTATGGAGACGCCACAGCGACAGACGGAACATACCGTATCCAGGCAGTGCCGGCCGGAGCTTACCGCATACAAGCCTCCAGCATAGGATTCGCGACGGAAATCCGGCAAATCGAGGTGATGGCGGACGAAACGATTCTTGTCGATTTCGTCCTCGAGCCCATCGCGATAGAGTCCCGGGAAATCGTCGTCACCACCACGCGCCGCACTGCAGACGCCAGGAATATCCCCGCCAGCGTAAGCGTGCTCACCGCCGACGATCTGATAGTCCGCAACGTACTGGCGCTGGACGACGCGCTGCAATACGTCCCCGGCGTACAACTGACCGGCAACGAGGTGAATATCCGGGGTTCGTCGGGATTCTCATACAACACGGGAAGCCGGATCCTGCTGCTCGTGGACGGCATGCCCATGTTGAGTCCCGACGCGGAACGTATTCCGTTTGAACTGATCCCGATACATCAAATAGAGCGGATCGAGGTACTCAAGGGACCCGGCTCGGCACTATACGGGGGTGGGGCGCTTGGCGGAATCATTCACATCCTCACGAAAACATACCCTTCCAAACCCGAAACGTTTGTTGAAACCTACGGAGGAGCGTACCAACCAGCACACCACGCTATATGGCGCCGGCAGTGGGAGGCGTCAAAGAAACCCAGGCCACTGGGCGGCATCGCAATCAACCATGCCCGCCCCTTAAGCTCGAATACGGGCTTATGGACCAGCCTGACCTACCGGTACGATGCAAGCCACCTGAATATGAACAGTTCCCGAAGCCTGCAGGGGTTCTCCAAATTCACCTGGCGCACTTCCCCCGATTCCCATGTAAATATCCTCGCGGGAGTCAACCGAAAAACGAGTGACACCTTCATCTACTGGAATGGCGCCCGCGATGCACTGAATCCGGGCAGTACCAACCTCGGCAGTTCCATCTCCTCGTCAGGAACAACCGATAATCGAACGCAGCACGTCAGCCTGATGCCGGCATATACGAACGCGCTCTCCACCAGCATACTTCTTCAGGCAAAAGCACGCCTGTTCGGCATATTTATCCAGCCGCTCGACGACGAGAAAAAGCCGAAGCCGCTATCGAAAGGAACGATCGGGTTCAGGTACGGCGGCGAGGTGCAACTCGACTACGAACCGGCTCCGGGACGATATATCATTGCCGGCATCTCTGGTGACGCCAACTTCACGAATTCAAGTTTTACCGGTGACAACGCGCCCCGCAGCCAACCCGAAGTGGCGGCGTTCACGCAATGGGAAGAAGAAATCGGGCGGATCAAAATCACTGGCGGCCTGCGCTTCGATACGTACCGCATCCGGCAGGGCGAAACCCTGCACAAGCTCAGTCCGCGCACCAGCGCAACGATCAGTATAGGATCGTCGTGGACCGCCCGGCTTGCCTACGGCGAAGGATTCAGAGCGCCCAGTGTGCTGGAACGATTCGTCGAAAGCAGTGACCACCTGCCTATCGTATCGAATCCGGACCTCAAGCCCGAAATCAGCCGGAGCTACGAGATCGGAATACGGGGGCAGCCCTTGTTTGGCGGTGCACCGCTATTCACTATCGATGCGGCCCTGTTTCTGAGTCAGTACCGGGAAATCATCGAACCGAAGTTTACGCCGGAAGAACGCGCTTTCCGCTTCACAAATTTCACGAGAGCACGTATCGGAGGCGGCGAGCTGGAATTGCGTGCGCACATACTGCCCGGGCGCGCCTCACTGCATGCGGGTTACACGTATCTCGATGCGCAGGACCTCGAAACAAAAGAATCGCTTGCATTTCGCTCAGCCCATCTCCTCAAGACCGGGGCTACCTTAACGGTCGGGCCGATTGAATCCGGCGCGGATCTGCGGCTGGCGTCCGCTCCGGAACGGGTCGATTCCGACTTTGCCCGGTTCATTGCCGATGCAGAATTGAGCAGTCCCATTCAGGTCATGGATGTGCGAATCGGCTCATCCTGGCGCAGGATCCGGGTCACGCTGCATGTCCGAAATGCACTCAATTACCACTACCTCTCGCGGCCTGCGCTTCTCGGCGCCCCAAGACACGCCTTGCTGCAAATCTCGACCCGGATGTGA
- the tkt gene encoding transketolase: MSAKHDRGGRRPVSTSSLSSASASEGLSRLSIDTLRFLAVDAVQAARSGHPGMPMGAAPMAYVLWKRHMKHSPAHPDWFDRDRFVLSAGHGSMLLYGMLHLTGYAMPMEEIKQFRQWGSITPGHPENFLAEGVETTTGPLGQGFANAVGMAIAEKHLAARFNEPGFEIVDHFTYGICSDGDLMEGVSHEAASMAGHLGLGKLIFLYDDNGISIDGSTELAFTENVSQRFEAYGWHVDRVADGNDLAAIDQALHRARAETDRPSLIAVRTVIGYGSPNKAGSASSHGSPLGEEEVVLTKRSLGWPEDKTFFVPDEVYAHMRDASLEAGHAAYAAWEDRLAAYRDRHPGQAEIFDAWRNGSPEEGWATRVETPEVGAVQATRAASGKALNELAPSVPFLIGGSADLTPSNNTAVKDREDFQKTSPMGGYLRFGVREHAMASACNGIALHGAVRPYCATFLIFSDYMRPAVRLSALMELPVLYIFTHDSIGLGEDGPTHQPVEHIMSLRAMPNLTVIRPADAAETAAAWKLAVEWKHGPLALILTRQGLPVLEGTGEGLRRGAYVVVACEGTPDIVLIGTGSEVQHAVAAAAMLRETGVAVQVVSMPSWELFERQPAAYREEVLPRAVRKRLAVEAGVTTGWERYVGLEGAAIGMTGFGASAPGGVTMQKFGFTAENVLARAQALLAE; encoded by the coding sequence ATGTCTGCAAAGCATGATCGAGGAGGCCGCCGCCCAGTGAGTACTTCGTCTCTATCATCGGCTTCCGCAAGCGAAGGCCTTTCCCGCCTTTCGATCGACACCCTGCGTTTTCTCGCCGTGGATGCCGTGCAAGCGGCTCGCAGCGGACACCCTGGTATGCCTATGGGGGCAGCCCCCATGGCGTATGTGCTTTGGAAGCGCCACATGAAGCATAGTCCCGCACATCCGGACTGGTTCGACCGGGACCGGTTCGTGCTCTCCGCCGGACATGGTTCCATGCTTCTTTACGGGATGCTGCACCTCACCGGCTATGCCATGCCGATGGAAGAGATTAAACAATTTCGGCAGTGGGGAAGCATCACGCCGGGTCACCCGGAAAACTTTCTTGCAGAGGGCGTTGAGACGACGACCGGCCCGCTGGGTCAGGGGTTCGCGAATGCCGTAGGTATGGCTATAGCCGAAAAGCACCTTGCCGCGCGTTTCAACGAGCCCGGCTTTGAGATCGTTGACCATTTCACGTATGGTATATGCTCGGATGGGGATCTTATGGAGGGCGTTTCGCATGAAGCGGCGTCGATGGCCGGACACCTTGGCCTGGGCAAACTCATTTTTCTGTACGACGACAATGGCATTTCCATTGACGGTAGTACGGAACTCGCATTTACTGAAAACGTATCGCAACGCTTCGAAGCGTATGGGTGGCATGTGGACCGGGTCGCCGATGGAAACGATCTGGCGGCCATCGATCAGGCGTTGCACAGAGCACGCGCCGAGACGGACCGCCCGTCACTGATTGCCGTGCGCACCGTGATCGGGTACGGCAGCCCCAACAAGGCAGGATCCGCTTCTTCGCATGGATCGCCGTTGGGGGAAGAGGAGGTCGTGCTTACCAAGCGTTCTCTCGGATGGCCTGAGGATAAAACATTTTTTGTGCCGGATGAGGTCTATGCGCACATGCGGGATGCGTCGTTGGAAGCCGGGCATGCTGCCTATGCTGCGTGGGAAGATCGGCTTGCCGCTTATCGGGATCGCCATCCCGGGCAGGCGGAGATATTCGATGCATGGCGCAACGGCTCTCCGGAGGAAGGGTGGGCAACGCGTGTGGAGACTCCTGAGGTAGGGGCCGTACAGGCCACGCGGGCTGCAAGTGGAAAGGCCCTGAATGAGTTGGCTCCTTCCGTGCCGTTTCTCATCGGCGGTTCCGCCGACCTCACCCCCTCTAACAATACGGCAGTGAAGGATCGTGAGGATTTCCAGAAGACATCGCCGATGGGCGGTTACCTGCGTTTTGGGGTCAGAGAGCACGCTATGGCGTCGGCCTGTAACGGGATTGCATTGCATGGCGCCGTACGGCCGTATTGCGCAACGTTTCTGATATTCAGCGACTACATGCGGCCCGCCGTGCGCCTGAGCGCACTCATGGAGTTGCCTGTCCTCTACATTTTTACCCATGATTCCATCGGTCTCGGAGAGGATGGCCCGACGCATCAACCCGTAGAACATATTATGTCTCTGCGGGCCATGCCCAACCTGACAGTGATTCGTCCCGCCGACGCCGCCGAGACAGCTGCGGCCTGGAAACTGGCTGTTGAGTGGAAGCACGGTCCCCTCGCATTGATCCTTACCCGGCAGGGGTTGCCGGTGCTTGAAGGGACTGGCGAGGGGCTCCGTCGAGGCGCCTATGTCGTGGTTGCTTGCGAGGGAACGCCTGACATCGTGCTGATCGGAACGGGAAGTGAGGTGCAGCACGCGGTGGCGGCGGCAGCGATGCTCCGGGAGACGGGGGTAGCGGTGCAGGTGGTCAGCATGCCTTCGTGGGAACTCTTCGAGCGACAACCGGCGGCATACCGGGAAGAGGTGCTCCCCCGTGCGGTTCGCAAACGTCTTGCAGTGGAAGCTGGTGTGACGACAGGCTGGGAACGCTATGTAGGCCTTGAAGGGGCCGCGATCGGGATGACAGGGTTCGGGGCGTCCGCGCCGGGCGGCGTAACCATGCAGAAATTCGGCTTCACCGCCGAAAATGTGCTGGCCCGGGCCCAGGCGCTGCTTGCGGAATGA